In Thauera sedimentorum, a single genomic region encodes these proteins:
- a CDS encoding type II toxin-antitoxin system RelE/ParE family toxin, with product MIAEAVQILKQHPFIGRPVEHDLREQVISRGTTGYLALYAYVQEHGAVLILAIQHQREAGYPLI from the coding sequence GTGATTGCCGAGGCGGTACAGATACTCAAGCAGCACCCGTTCATCGGGCGCCCGGTGGAGCACGACTTGCGCGAACAGGTCATCTCGCGCGGCACCACCGGCTATCTGGCCTTGTACGCATATGTGCAGGAACACGGTGCGGTACTGATACTCGCGATTCAACACCAGCGCGAGGCCGGTTATCCGTTGATCTGA
- a CDS encoding GmrSD restriction endonuclease domain-containing protein yields MKKPELNTTSLKIDKLINRVDNGEIKIPAFQRGYVWKQNQIIELLESLVKQYPIGSILLWEATQQEKLRSTRNIAGYRIPDKGENWPVNYVLDGQQRLSSIYSVLSDNVEQEESSEKYNPNLDIFEIYYDFSRKAFLPKSDADRTSRSVVLLRNIIDPIKLVDELSGLDKKHHSDAKTLSSIFLNYEVPVVQIKNRTKEEVGVIFERINNTGTKLNTLDLMTAWTWTEDFHLLDAIDELLEELEEKSFGSIDPKLMLQIVSGIIIGSTKTENVLRLTGERVRDNWENIEESIKAAIDFLSTEMKCSNIEFLPFHQQLIPLSRLFAKTKRVTVDQISVLKQYFWRTSFSDRYSTGQTTAKMDADIEFVNKVLDYDFSDLSKYGVSVTSKDLIETQFSKANPVTRAFLLLCAQHEPLDLANGRKVDVGNSLSSFNRKQYHHVFPNSFLTKNGVPKSRRFSVLNFCFLPSDSNKKISCKSPSDYFSTVVPVSIGDEILKSNLLPMDSNIYAMDDYDAFLERRGEVVLKAISQVTG; encoded by the coding sequence ATGAAGAAGCCAGAACTCAACACCACATCGCTGAAAATTGATAAGTTAATTAATCGCGTAGACAACGGAGAGATCAAGATTCCGGCATTCCAACGTGGATACGTATGGAAACAGAACCAGATCATTGAACTCTTGGAGAGCTTGGTAAAGCAGTACCCGATAGGCAGTATCCTGCTGTGGGAAGCCACGCAACAAGAGAAGTTGCGATCGACAAGAAACATAGCGGGATACAGAATTCCAGACAAAGGGGAGAACTGGCCCGTCAACTACGTTTTGGACGGGCAGCAAAGGTTGTCCTCCATATATTCCGTATTAAGTGACAACGTAGAACAAGAAGAATCAAGCGAAAAGTACAATCCAAATCTGGATATTTTTGAGATCTATTACGACTTTTCTAGGAAGGCTTTTCTCCCAAAATCAGATGCCGATAGAACTTCCAGGTCGGTCGTCTTGCTTCGCAATATTATTGACCCAATAAAACTCGTTGATGAGTTATCCGGACTAGATAAGAAACATCACTCCGATGCAAAGACGCTATCTTCGATCTTTCTAAACTACGAAGTCCCTGTTGTTCAAATTAAGAACAGAACAAAAGAGGAAGTCGGCGTCATATTTGAGCGCATCAACAACACGGGCACCAAGCTTAACACCCTGGACCTCATGACAGCATGGACGTGGACCGAAGACTTCCACTTGTTAGATGCAATAGATGAACTCCTTGAAGAGCTCGAAGAAAAATCGTTTGGCTCAATTGATCCGAAACTAATGCTTCAGATCGTCTCCGGAATAATTATCGGATCAACGAAAACAGAAAATGTGCTGAGACTAACAGGGGAACGAGTTAGGGACAATTGGGAAAATATAGAGGAATCCATCAAGGCTGCGATTGATTTCCTGTCCACCGAGATGAAATGCTCAAATATTGAATTCCTACCATTCCATCAACAGCTCATACCGTTAAGCAGATTATTCGCAAAAACAAAGCGGGTGACGGTTGATCAAATTTCAGTTCTTAAGCAATACTTCTGGCGAACCTCTTTCTCGGACAGATACTCGACAGGACAAACCACCGCAAAAATGGACGCGGACATAGAGTTTGTCAATAAAGTTCTAGACTACGACTTCTCTGATCTTAGCAAATATGGCGTTTCCGTCACTTCAAAGGATTTGATAGAGACTCAGTTCTCAAAGGCAAATCCAGTTACAAGAGCGTTCTTGCTCCTGTGCGCTCAACACGAGCCGCTTGATCTGGCAAATGGAAGAAAGGTGGACGTCGGTAATTCTCTATCATCATTCAACAGAAAACAGTATCACCACGTCTTTCCGAACTCGTTTCTCACGAAGAATGGAGTGCCGAAGTCCAGAAGGTTCTCGGTGCTCAACTTTTGCTTCTTGCCGTCCGACTCCAACAAGAAGATATCTTGCAAGAGCCCTTCTGACTACTTCAGCACCGTCGTCCCAGTCAGTATTGGCGACGAAATCCTGAAGAGCAATCTCTTGCCAATGGATAGCAATATATATGCAATGGACGATTACGACGCGTTCTTAGAAAGAAGGGGAGAAGTCGTATTGAAAGCAATATCGCAAGTAACAGGATAA
- a CDS encoding UPF0158 family protein — translation MNTDRPAAQVRLDDLFMAFEFVSSSAPYDTAAYVDRETGKMILVSPELEPDAEIPDDIDTSERYVAVPSKREFDLGRDLVFSFMRKELPAHFDEVAGIFQRKGAYARFKNFLDRRNALERWYDYEEQATEEALRQWCEENGLSIGDDRPRG, via the coding sequence ATGAATACCGACCGCCCCGCCGCTCAAGTCCGCCTCGACGACCTGTTCATGGCTTTCGAGTTCGTCAGCAGCAGTGCCCCATACGACACCGCCGCATATGTCGATCGCGAAACCGGCAAGATGATCCTGGTGTCGCCGGAACTCGAACCGGACGCAGAGATTCCCGACGACATCGACACCTCGGAGCGCTATGTTGCCGTCCCCAGCAAGCGAGAGTTCGATCTCGGTCGGGACCTCGTGTTCTCGTTCATGAGAAAGGAGCTTCCCGCGCACTTCGACGAAGTGGCGGGCATCTTCCAGCGCAAGGGCGCATACGCCCGCTTCAAGAACTTCCTCGACCGCCGAAACGCCCTGGAGCGATGGTACGACTACGAGGAGCAGGCCACCGAAGAGGCGCTGCGCCAATGGTGCGAGGAAAACGGCCTGTCCATCGGCGACGACCGACCGCGCGGCTGA
- the metH gene encoding methionine synthase encodes MQADRSTELRQHLARRILILDGAMGTMIQQYKLGEGDYRGSRFVDHPKDLKGNNDLLVLTRPDVIGEIHRSYLEAGADLIETCSFNATRVSQAEYGMADIAYELNVASARLVRELCDEFTARNPAKPRYCAGVLGPTSRTLSISPDVNDPGYRNIEFDALVDDYYDAARGLMEGGADLLLIETIFDTLNAKAAVFAIEKLFDDLGRRLPVMISGTITDASGRTLSGQTAEAFWNSLAHARPISFGLNCALGAKELRAYVEELSTVCDTFVSAHPNAGLPNPLAPTGYDETPEQLASAVVEWARSGLVNILGGCCGTTPAHIAAIAQAVEGNAPRAVPEIDKKLRLSGLEPFNVGKDSLFVNVGERTNVTGSKAFARMILEGRFDDALAVARQQVENGAQVIDINMDEAMLDSKAAMERFLKLIASEPDISRVPIMLDSSKWEVIEAGLKCIQGKGVVNSISMKEGEAEFLRQARLCRRYGAAVIVMAFDEKGQADTYARKTEICKRAYDLLLSIGFPPEDIIFDPNIFAIATGIEEHDNYAVDFIEAVRWIDTHLPHAKTSGGVSNVSFSFRGNDAVREAIHTVFLYHAIRAGMSMGIVNAGMLGVYDELDPVLREKVEDVVLNRHPGAGEALVEFAQTVKEGKAKDSGPDLSWREQPVEERLKHALVKGITDFVVADTEEVRAKLEAEGKPPLSVIEGPLMAGMDVVGDLFGAGKMFLPQVVKSARVMKQAVAHLIPFIEAEKLRTGSTSKGRIVIATVKGDVHDIGKNIVGVVLGCNGYEVIDLGVMVPTDKILNAAKEHGAQAIGLSGLITPSLEEMSHVAAEMQRQGFDVPLLIGGATTSRAHTAIKIAPHYQQPVVYVPDASRAVGVVTALLSEGGADDFKAQLAADYDKIRAQHANKKGVQLVSLEAARANAYDALSLEGYVPVEPNTTGVIALDVDLNELRDYIDWGPFFQTWDLAGSFPRILDDEVVGETARSVFHDAQAMLEDLIAGEWVQAKAVFGLFPANRVGDDIELFDDESRSHPIMTWYGLRQQHERPAGKPHWCLADYVASKDSGVRDWVGAFAVTAGLGIEHKLAEFEAAHDDYHAIMLKSLADRLAEATAEWLHERVRKEYWGYAADESLDNAALIKEAYRGIRPAPGYPACPDHTVKAALFQLLDVPTNAGMGLTEAMAMTPAASVSGFYFAHPESRYFAISKIGEDQLQDWAKRTGMSVDAARKWLAPLL; translated from the coding sequence ATGCAAGCCGACCGCAGTACCGAACTCCGCCAGCACCTCGCCCGCCGCATCCTGATCCTGGATGGCGCCATGGGCACGATGATCCAGCAGTACAAGCTGGGCGAAGGCGACTACCGCGGCAGCCGTTTCGTCGATCATCCCAAGGACCTCAAGGGCAACAACGACCTGCTGGTGCTGACCCGCCCGGACGTCATCGGCGAGATCCACCGCTCCTACCTCGAAGCCGGCGCGGACCTCATCGAAACCTGCTCCTTCAACGCCACCCGGGTGTCGCAGGCCGAGTACGGCATGGCCGACATCGCCTACGAGCTCAACGTGGCCTCCGCCCGCCTGGTGCGTGAGCTGTGCGACGAATTCACCGCGCGCAACCCGGCCAAGCCGCGATACTGCGCCGGCGTGCTGGGGCCGACCTCGCGCACGCTGTCGATCAGCCCGGACGTGAACGACCCCGGCTACCGCAACATCGAGTTCGACGCGCTGGTCGACGACTACTACGACGCCGCGCGCGGCCTGATGGAAGGCGGCGCCGACCTGCTGCTGATCGAGACCATCTTCGACACGCTCAACGCCAAGGCGGCAGTGTTCGCCATCGAGAAGCTGTTCGACGACCTCGGCCGCCGCCTGCCGGTGATGATCTCCGGCACCATCACCGACGCCTCCGGGCGCACGCTCTCCGGCCAGACCGCCGAAGCCTTCTGGAACTCGCTGGCGCATGCGCGGCCGATTTCCTTCGGCCTCAACTGCGCGCTCGGCGCCAAGGAACTACGCGCCTACGTGGAAGAGCTGTCGACGGTGTGCGACACCTTCGTCTCCGCCCACCCCAACGCCGGCCTGCCCAACCCGCTGGCGCCCACCGGCTACGACGAGACCCCCGAGCAGCTCGCCTCCGCGGTGGTCGAATGGGCGCGCTCCGGCCTGGTGAACATCCTCGGCGGCTGCTGCGGCACCACCCCGGCGCACATCGCCGCCATCGCCCAGGCGGTCGAAGGCAACGCCCCGCGCGCGGTCCCGGAGATCGACAAGAAGCTGCGCCTGTCGGGTCTTGAGCCCTTCAACGTCGGCAAGGATTCCTTGTTCGTGAACGTCGGCGAGCGCACCAACGTCACCGGTTCCAAGGCCTTCGCGCGCATGATCCTGGAGGGGCGCTTCGACGACGCGCTCGCGGTCGCGCGCCAGCAGGTGGAGAACGGCGCCCAGGTCATCGACATCAACATGGACGAGGCCATGCTGGATTCGAAGGCCGCCATGGAGCGCTTCCTCAAGCTGATCGCCTCCGAGCCGGACATCTCGCGCGTGCCCATCATGCTCGACTCCTCCAAGTGGGAGGTGATCGAGGCCGGCCTCAAGTGCATCCAGGGCAAGGGCGTGGTGAACTCCATCTCCATGAAGGAGGGCGAGGCCGAGTTCCTGCGCCAGGCCCGCCTGTGCCGGCGCTACGGCGCCGCGGTCATCGTCATGGCCTTCGATGAGAAGGGCCAGGCCGACACCTACGCGCGCAAGACCGAGATCTGCAAGCGCGCCTACGACCTGCTCCTCAGCATTGGCTTCCCGCCCGAAGACATCATCTTCGACCCCAACATCTTCGCCATCGCCACCGGCATCGAGGAGCACGACAACTACGCGGTCGACTTCATCGAGGCGGTGCGCTGGATCGACACCCACCTGCCGCACGCCAAGACCTCGGGCGGGGTGTCCAACGTGTCCTTCAGCTTCCGCGGCAACGACGCGGTGCGCGAGGCCATCCACACCGTTTTCCTCTACCACGCCATCCGCGCCGGCATGAGCATGGGCATCGTCAACGCCGGCATGCTGGGGGTGTACGACGAACTCGACCCGGTGCTGCGCGAGAAGGTCGAGGACGTGGTCCTCAACCGCCACCCCGGCGCCGGCGAGGCGCTGGTCGAGTTCGCCCAGACGGTGAAGGAAGGCAAGGCCAAGGACAGCGGCCCGGACCTCTCCTGGCGCGAGCAGCCGGTCGAGGAGCGCCTCAAGCACGCGCTGGTCAAGGGCATCACCGACTTCGTCGTCGCCGACACCGAGGAGGTGCGCGCGAAACTGGAAGCCGAGGGCAAGCCGCCGCTTTCCGTCATCGAAGGCCCGCTGATGGCCGGCATGGACGTGGTCGGCGACCTCTTCGGCGCCGGCAAGATGTTCCTGCCCCAGGTGGTCAAGTCCGCGCGCGTCATGAAGCAGGCGGTCGCCCACCTGATCCCCTTTATCGAGGCCGAGAAGCTGCGCACCGGCTCGACCAGCAAGGGGCGCATCGTCATCGCCACGGTGAAGGGCGACGTGCACGACATCGGCAAGAACATCGTCGGCGTGGTGCTGGGCTGCAACGGCTATGAGGTGATCGACCTCGGCGTGATGGTGCCCACCGACAAGATCCTCAACGCCGCCAAGGAGCATGGCGCGCAGGCCATCGGCCTGTCCGGCCTGATCACCCCGTCGCTGGAAGAGATGAGCCACGTCGCCGCCGAGATGCAGCGCCAGGGCTTCGACGTGCCCCTGCTGATCGGCGGCGCCACCACCAGCCGCGCCCACACCGCCATCAAGATCGCCCCGCACTACCAGCAGCCGGTGGTCTACGTGCCGGACGCCTCGCGCGCGGTCGGCGTGGTCACCGCGCTGCTCTCCGAGGGCGGCGCGGACGACTTCAAGGCCCAGCTGGCCGCCGACTACGACAAGATCCGCGCCCAGCATGCCAACAAGAAGGGCGTGCAGCTGGTGAGCCTGGAGGCGGCGCGCGCCAATGCCTACGATGCGCTGTCGCTCGAAGGCTATGTGCCGGTCGAGCCCAACACCACCGGCGTGATCGCGCTGGACGTGGACCTGAACGAGCTGCGCGACTACATCGACTGGGGCCCCTTCTTCCAGACCTGGGACCTGGCCGGCAGCTTCCCCAGGATCCTCGACGACGAGGTCGTCGGTGAGACCGCGCGCAGCGTCTTCCACGACGCGCAGGCCATGCTGGAAGACCTGATCGCCGGCGAATGGGTGCAGGCCAAGGCGGTGTTCGGCCTCTTCCCGGCCAACCGCGTCGGCGACGACATCGAGCTCTTCGACGACGAATCCCGCAGCCATCCCATCATGACCTGGTACGGCCTGCGCCAGCAGCACGAACGCCCGGCCGGCAAGCCGCACTGGTGCCTGGCCGACTACGTCGCCAGCAAGGATTCCGGCGTGCGCGACTGGGTGGGCGCCTTCGCGGTGACCGCCGGGCTGGGCATCGAGCACAAGCTCGCCGAATTCGAGGCCGCCCACGACGACTACCACGCCATCATGCTCAAGAGCCTCGCCGACCGCCTCGCCGAGGCCACCGCCGAATGGCTGCACGAGCGCGTGCGCAAGGAATACTGGGGCTACGCCGCCGACGAGTCGCTGGACAACGCCGCGCTGATCAAGGAAGCCTACCGCGGCATCCGCCCCGCCCCCGGCTACCCCGCCTGCCCGGACCACACGGTGAAGGCCGCGCTCTTCCAACTGCTCGACGTGCCCACCAACGCCGGCATGGGCCTCACCGAAGCCATGGCCATGACCCCGGCCGCGAGCGTGTCCGGCTTCTACTTCGCCCACCCGGAAAGCCGCTACTTCGCCATCAGCAAGATCGGCGAAGACCAGTTGCAGGACTGGGCCAAGCGCACCGGCATGAGCGTAGACGCCGCGCGCAAGTGGCTGGCGCCGCTGCTCTGA
- a CDS encoding antibiotic biosynthesis monooxygenase family protein — protein MYVVVYWWRVKPGKEEQFREAWRRGTREISRIYGGLGSRLHRAPDGRFVAIAEWPDRDTWQRAYDARMVYDDKEARAMFVDAIAEVPPGNEPVFTLELLDDLLARSGALDEVGRDKAGCSTARGNPP, from the coding sequence ATGTACGTGGTGGTGTACTGGTGGCGGGTCAAGCCCGGCAAGGAAGAACAGTTCCGCGAGGCCTGGCGGCGCGGCACGCGCGAGATCTCGCGCATCTACGGCGGGCTGGGCTCGCGCCTGCACCGCGCGCCGGACGGGCGCTTCGTGGCGATCGCCGAATGGCCGGACCGCGACACCTGGCAGCGCGCCTATGACGCCAGGATGGTGTACGACGACAAGGAGGCGCGCGCCATGTTCGTCGACGCCATCGCCGAAGTGCCGCCGGGTAACGAGCCGGTGTTCACGCTTGAGTTGCTCGACGACCTGCTGGCGCGCTCGGGCGCGCTGGACGAGGTCGGCAGAGACAAGGCCGGCTGCTCGACAGCCCGGGGCAATCCCCCGTAA
- a CDS encoding alpha/beta fold hydrolase gives MQRFHADDGEPIHVAVSGDGPPVIMLHGWTSSHRDWNPFIDRLSASHRVFRWDARGHGGHAVHTATVPTLARMARDLAQLIEHWQLDEVTVVGHSMGALTLWRYVLDYGCERIARVVIVDQSPKLVTDEGWSLGIYGDFDAVRNAAFIDALRADFAEGVLGLIAGGHNAAAREAYAANTEAIQTMRGRLARMAAQPLIDCWASLTAADLRAALPRLWCPALLVYGGESNFYSAATARYVRDHLPESQLLVYPGVDHAPHLWRRERFAADLAAFLDGAHAGAVLS, from the coding sequence ATGCAGCGTTTTCACGCCGACGACGGCGAACCCATCCATGTCGCCGTCTCCGGCGACGGCCCGCCGGTCATCATGTTGCACGGCTGGACGTCCAGCCACCGCGACTGGAACCCCTTCATCGACCGCCTCTCCGCCAGCCACCGGGTGTTCCGCTGGGACGCGCGCGGCCACGGCGGCCACGCCGTGCACACCGCCACGGTGCCGACACTGGCACGCATGGCGCGCGACCTCGCCCAGCTGATCGAGCACTGGCAGCTCGACGAGGTCACGGTGGTTGGCCATTCGATGGGCGCGCTCACCCTGTGGCGGTACGTGCTCGATTACGGCTGCGAGCGTATCGCGCGCGTGGTCATCGTCGACCAGTCGCCCAAGCTGGTCACCGACGAGGGCTGGTCACTGGGCATCTACGGCGACTTCGACGCCGTGCGCAACGCTGCCTTCATCGACGCGCTGCGGGCGGACTTTGCCGAGGGTGTGCTGGGCCTGATCGCCGGCGGCCACAATGCCGCGGCGCGCGAAGCCTACGCGGCCAACACCGAGGCCATCCAGACCATGCGCGGGCGCTTGGCGCGCATGGCGGCGCAGCCCTTGATCGACTGCTGGGCCAGCCTCACCGCGGCCGACCTGCGCGCCGCGCTGCCACGCCTGTGGTGCCCGGCGCTGCTGGTCTATGGCGGCGAGAGCAACTTCTACAGCGCGGCCACCGCACGCTACGTGCGCGACCACCTGCCCGAGTCGCAACTGCTGGTCTACCCGGGCGTGGACCACGCCCCGCACCTCTGGCGGCGCGAGCGCTTCGCCGCCGACCTCGCTGCCTTCCTCGACGGCGCGCACGCGGGGGCTGTCCTATCCTGA
- the bamE gene encoding outer membrane protein assembly factor BamE domain-containing protein produces MKKLLSVLCAWIAALGLPGCDYLNVRELKPGVSTAAEVRERFGPPQMEWLNTDGSVTWEYSRQPEGAECYMITVGPDNILRGIDQVLNEAQFARVKAGMSGDEVRRLLGRPASTQFFELKQETVWDWLVERGSTTGDPTYLTVSFDAAGRVVGTGRYSKPRP; encoded by the coding sequence ATGAAGAAACTGCTGAGCGTGCTGTGCGCCTGGATCGCCGCGCTGGGCCTGCCCGGCTGCGACTACCTGAACGTGCGTGAACTCAAGCCCGGGGTGTCGACCGCCGCGGAAGTGCGCGAGCGTTTCGGCCCGCCGCAGATGGAGTGGCTCAACACCGACGGTTCGGTCACCTGGGAGTATTCGCGCCAGCCCGAGGGCGCAGAGTGCTACATGATCACCGTCGGCCCGGACAACATCCTGCGCGGGATCGACCAGGTGTTGAACGAAGCGCAGTTCGCGCGCGTCAAAGCCGGCATGAGCGGCGACGAGGTGCGCCGCCTGCTCGGCCGCCCGGCGTCCACCCAGTTCTTCGAGCTCAAGCAGGAGACCGTGTGGGACTGGCTGGTCGAGCGCGGTTCGACGACCGGCGACCCGACCTATCTCACCGTCTCCTTCGATGCCGCGGGGCGGGTGGTGGGCACCGGGCGCTACAGCAAACCCAGGCCCTGA
- a CDS encoding ABC transporter ATP-binding protein has protein sequence MNDPAAKPVQASPTPRRQRPVPLLQARGLSRHYGGIRALDDLSLDIYRGEIFALIGPNGAGKTTFFDILTGFCTPDEGGIVFDQVVLPRGEPHLASARGIARSFQNIRLFGELTALENVLVGAHRRLQAGAWDALLRMRRTREEEAGAAARARDLLDYVGLAAHAGSRADALSYGDRRRLEIARALAAEPLLLALDEPAAGMNASETVALAALIRRIRDDGTTVLLIEHDMTLVMSLCDRVAVLDAGRKIAEGPPAAVRDDPAVIEAYLGRGRHAR, from the coding sequence TTGAACGACCCCGCCGCCAAGCCAGTGCAGGCCAGCCCCACCCCGCGCCGCCAGCGGCCGGTGCCGCTGCTGCAGGCGCGTGGCCTGAGCCGGCACTACGGCGGCATCCGCGCGCTGGACGACCTGTCGCTAGACATCTACCGCGGCGAGATCTTCGCGCTGATCGGCCCGAACGGCGCCGGCAAGACCACCTTCTTCGACATCCTCACCGGCTTCTGCACGCCGGACGAAGGCGGCATCGTCTTCGACCAGGTGGTACTGCCACGCGGCGAGCCGCACCTGGCCAGCGCCCGCGGCATTGCCCGCAGCTTCCAGAACATCCGCCTGTTCGGCGAGCTCACCGCACTCGAGAACGTGCTGGTCGGCGCGCACCGCCGGCTGCAGGCCGGCGCCTGGGACGCCCTGCTGCGCATGAGGCGGACCCGGGAGGAAGAGGCCGGGGCCGCGGCACGTGCCCGGGACCTGCTCGACTACGTCGGCCTCGCCGCGCACGCCGGCAGCCGCGCCGACGCGCTGTCCTACGGCGACCGGCGGCGCCTGGAGATTGCCCGCGCCCTGGCCGCCGAGCCGCTGCTGCTTGCCCTGGACGAACCGGCCGCCGGCATGAACGCCAGCGAAACCGTGGCCCTCGCCGCGCTGATCCGGCGCATCCGCGACGACGGCACCACGGTGCTGCTGATCGAGCACGACATGACGCTGGTGATGAGCCTGTGCGACCGCGTCGCGGTGCTGGATGCCGGACGCAAGATCGCCGAGGGCCCGCCCGCCGCGGTGCGGGATGATCCCGCGGTGATCGAGGCCTACCTGGGGCGCGGGCGCCATGCGCGCTGA
- a CDS encoding ABC transporter ATP-binding protein: protein MRAEHVPPLLALAGVTVDHGALRAVHGIDLALHEGEVVSLIGANGAGKSTTLAAIAGVLPVADGEIRYAGEAIHLLPTHQRVRRGLALVPEGRGLFARLTVAENLRLGAYTRDNPQAVAEDLERVLALLPRIRERLHQQAGTLSGGEQQMLAIGRALLARPRLLLLDEPSMGLAPRLVDALFDTIATIAREGVSILLVEQNAALALELSQRAYVMANGLITLSGTAAELRDDPAVRHAYLGEV, encoded by the coding sequence ATGCGCGCTGAGCACGTCCCGCCCTTGCTGGCGCTGGCCGGCGTGACGGTCGACCACGGCGCGCTACGCGCGGTGCATGGCATCGACCTGGCGCTGCACGAAGGCGAGGTGGTCAGCCTGATCGGCGCCAACGGCGCCGGCAAGAGCACCACCCTGGCGGCGATTGCCGGCGTGCTGCCGGTGGCCGACGGCGAGATCCGCTACGCGGGCGAGGCGATCCATCTGCTGCCCACCCATCAGCGCGTGCGCCGCGGCCTCGCCCTGGTGCCGGAAGGGCGCGGCCTGTTCGCCCGCCTGACGGTGGCCGAGAACCTGCGCCTGGGCGCCTATACGCGCGACAACCCGCAGGCGGTGGCCGAAGACCTGGAGCGCGTGCTGGCCCTGCTGCCGCGCATCCGCGAGCGCCTGCACCAGCAGGCCGGCACCCTGTCGGGCGGCGAACAGCAGATGCTGGCCATCGGCCGCGCCCTGCTCGCCCGCCCCCGCCTGCTGCTGCTCGACGAACCGTCCATGGGGCTGGCGCCGCGCCTGGTGGACGCCCTGTTCGACACCATCGCGACGATCGCGCGCGAGGGCGTCAGCATCCTGCTGGTGGAGCAGAACGCCGCGCTGGCGCTGGAACTCTCGCAGCGCGCCTACGTGATGGCGAACGGGCTGATCACGCTCTCCGGCACGGCCGCCGAGCTGCGCGACGATCCGGCCGTACGCCACGCCTACCTGGGCGAAGTGTAG
- a CDS encoding rhodanese-like domain-containing protein, whose product MKHLTPREAHDYLQSHPDALLIDVRSEIEYLFVGHPVGAIHVSWNDGPDWEINPHFVGEVKKLAGHGVERPVVLICRSGNRSESAGEALVKAGFKNVFNVMHGFEGELDDKHHRNSVSGWRHDGLPWEQC is encoded by the coding sequence ATGAAACACCTCACCCCCCGGGAAGCCCACGACTACCTGCAATCCCATCCGGACGCCCTGCTCATCGACGTGCGCAGCGAGATCGAGTACCTGTTCGTCGGCCACCCGGTCGGCGCCATCCACGTCTCCTGGAACGACGGCCCGGACTGGGAGATCAACCCGCATTTCGTCGGCGAGGTGAAGAAGCTCGCCGGTCACGGCGTCGAACGCCCGGTGGTGCTGATCTGCCGCAGCGGCAACCGCTCGGAGTCCGCCGGCGAGGCGCTGGTCAAGGCCGGCTTCAAGAACGTCTTCAACGTGATGCACGGCTTCGAAGGCGAGCTGGACGACAAGCATCACCGCAACTCGGTCAGCGGCTGGCGCCACGACGGCCTGCCGTGGGAGCAGTGCTGA